The genomic segment CAAGCTCCCGAGCTTGTACTTCTCCCTTTTCCGTGAGCAGGGCTTCGGGTTCTTGGCCAGCAGCCTGACAATGACGTACCAAATAAATTGTTTTCATAAATCCCTCCAACAGACTTCTCCTATGTAATTCCTCCTTTCATTCATTCTCTATCTTGGATAAGTTTCCCTTTCAAACGCGCAACGTTTATGCATAAACAGATGATGAGTATGCATAAAAACAAGATACTCTTTATGCGAGAAATGCATAATTTCTTTGCATTCCTGTTTTTGTCTGTGAATTCACAAGAAATATACAAGAAAAATAGTTGTATTTTTATTAGTTCATTTGTATAATTACTCGCATAAGAGAAACTTCGAAACGGGGAGAGAGAATGATGGCAAAAGATAAAATTGTGTTGGCCTACTCAGGCGGTTTAGATACATCGGTAGCAATTAAATGGCTGCAAGATACGTATAACTACGATGTCATTGCAGTGGCATTGGATGTAGGGGAAGGGAAAGACCTCGATTTCGTACAGAAAAAAGCATTGCAGGTAGGGGCATTGAAATCAATCGTAGTGGATGCAAAGGAAGCATTCGCAGAGGAATTCGTATTGCCAGCTCTGAAGGCAAACGCGATGTACGAAGGGAAGTATCCGCTGGTGTCTGCACTGTCGCGTTACCTGATTTCGCGCGTGCTGGTTGAAATCGCGGAAAAAGAAGGCGCGGTAGCTGTCGCACACGGTTGCACAGGAAAAGGAAACGACCAGGTGCGTTTCGATGTTTCCTTCACAGCGCTGAACCCGGATATCAAAATCGTGGCGCCGGTTCGTGAATGGGGCTGGACGCGTGACGAAGAGATTGAATATGCGAAAAAGAACAATATCCCGATCCCAATCGATCTGGACAATCCATACAGCATTGACCAAAACCTGTGGGGCAGAAGCTGCGAGTGCGGTGTTCTGGAAGATCCATGGGCTGCTCCTCCAGAAGGTGCATACGATCTGACGAAGTCGATCATGGATGCTCCAGACGAGGCAGAAGAAATCGAAATCACTTTCGTGCAAGGGAAGCCAACTGCATTGAACGGCGAAGAGCTTCCACTGGCTGAGCTGATCCTTAAGCTGAACAAAATCGCTGGTAACCATGGCGTAGGTCGTATCGACCATGTGGAAAACCGTTTGGTGGGCATCAAATCTCGCGAAGTTTACGAGACACCGGCTGCGACTACTTTGATTTTGGCTCACCGTGAGCTGGAATTCTTGACGCAACCTCGTGAGGTCGCTCAGTTTAAACCGATCGTTGAGCAAAAACTGGCGCAAGTGATTTACGAGGGTCTCTGGTATTCGCCAATTCGCAATGCTGTCCAGGCATTCATTGAAGAAACGCAAAAACACGTAACGGGTGTTGTACGCGTGAAGCTGCACAAAGGACATGCGATCGTTGTAGGCCGCACCTCTGCATCGTCTCTCTACAGCCATGAGCTGGCGACTTACAATGCAGGTGACCAATTCGACCACAAAGCAGCACTCGGTTTTATCAAGCTGTGGGGTCTGCCTACAAAGGTATACGCACAGGTAAACGAGGGTGTACTGCACGAGAATAAAAACACTGCCATTAAGATTTTGGATGAAAAGGATGCGATCAAGCAATGAAACTCTGGGGAGGACGCTTCACGAAGCCGACGAATCAACTCGTAGAAGAGTATACTGCTTCTATTTCTTTCGACCAGAAAATGTGGCGACAGGACATCGTCGGAAGCCTGGCTCATGTTGCCATGTTGGGCAAGTGCGGCATCCTGCCGATGGAGGAAGTAAGACAGATCATCGCTGGCTTGAAAAAAGTAAAAGAGAAAATTGAGCGCGGGCAAGCTGAGTTTCTCGTTGCGCACGAAGATGTGCATATGAATATTGAAAAGATGCTGATCGAAGAGATCGGTCCGGTGGGAGGCAAACTCCACACCGGCCGCAGCCGCAATGATCAGGTTGCGTTGGATATGCATCTGTACCTCAGAGAAAAGCTGATGGAGATTATCCAATTGGCGATGTATTTGCAAGAGGCATTGCTTGAGCAAGCGAGCCAGCATCTCGATACGGTCATGCCAGGTTATACACATTTGCAGCGTGCGCAGCCCGTATTGTTCGGCTATCACCTGATGGCGTATGTGTCCATGCTGCAACGCGATATCGAACGGATGACCGAGACGTGGAAGCGCGTGAATGTGCTGCCGCTTGGGGCAGGTGCCCTCGCAGGTACGACATTCCCGATCGACCGCACGTTTGTAGCGGAATTGCTGCAATTTGACGGTATCTATCAAAACAGCATGGATGCAGTGAGTGACCGTGACTTCATCGTCGAATTTTTGGCAGACGCTTCTTTGGTCATGACCCATCTTTCCCGTCTGTGCGAAGAGCTCGTCATCTGGAGCAGTCAGGAATTCTCCTTTGTGGAGCTGGACGATGCATTTTGCACGGGGTCCAGTATCATGCCGCAAAAGAAAAATCCTGATGTAGCAGAGCTGGTGCGCGGAAAAACAGGGCGTGTTTACGGCAATCTGTTTGGATTGTTGACCGTATTGAAAGGTTTGCCGCTGGCGTACAACAAGGACATGCAGGAAGATAAAGAAGGCATGTTCGATACGGTCGCTACCATTCATGGTGCACTGGCTTTGCTCACGCCGATGATTAAGACGATGCAAGTCAAAACAGATCGCATGCGTCAAGCCGTTACCAACGATTTTTCTAATGCGACAGACTTGGCAGATTACTTGGTTCGCAAAGACATGCCGTTCCGACAGGCACATGAAGTCGTAGGGAGAACCGTCTTGTACTGCATCGAGCAGCAAAAATATCTTCTCGATTTGACCTTGGAAGAATTTCAGAGCTTCTCAGAGGCTATTGGGGCCGATGTGTATGACGCTCTAGCTGTTGAGACAGTTGTCAATGCGCGCAACGTGTTGGGTGGGACTGCTCGTAATCAGGTAGAAGTCCAAATTGATTGGTACCGCAAGCAACTGGTGGAAACACATGCTTGGGTGGACAAAAACAGTCAAAAGGTCATGATTGAATCCCTGATCGATGTCGGTTCACCTGCATAA from the Brevibacillus brevis genome contains:
- a CDS encoding argininosuccinate synthase, with protein sequence MAKDKIVLAYSGGLDTSVAIKWLQDTYNYDVIAVALDVGEGKDLDFVQKKALQVGALKSIVVDAKEAFAEEFVLPALKANAMYEGKYPLVSALSRYLISRVLVEIAEKEGAVAVAHGCTGKGNDQVRFDVSFTALNPDIKIVAPVREWGWTRDEEIEYAKKNNIPIPIDLDNPYSIDQNLWGRSCECGVLEDPWAAPPEGAYDLTKSIMDAPDEAEEIEITFVQGKPTALNGEELPLAELILKLNKIAGNHGVGRIDHVENRLVGIKSREVYETPAATTLILAHRELEFLTQPREVAQFKPIVEQKLAQVIYEGLWYSPIRNAVQAFIEETQKHVTGVVRVKLHKGHAIVVGRTSASSLYSHELATYNAGDQFDHKAALGFIKLWGLPTKVYAQVNEGVLHENKNTAIKILDEKDAIKQ
- the argH gene encoding argininosuccinate lyase; its protein translation is MKLWGGRFTKPTNQLVEEYTASISFDQKMWRQDIVGSLAHVAMLGKCGILPMEEVRQIIAGLKKVKEKIERGQAEFLVAHEDVHMNIEKMLIEEIGPVGGKLHTGRSRNDQVALDMHLYLREKLMEIIQLAMYLQEALLEQASQHLDTVMPGYTHLQRAQPVLFGYHLMAYVSMLQRDIERMTETWKRVNVLPLGAGALAGTTFPIDRTFVAELLQFDGIYQNSMDAVSDRDFIVEFLADASLVMTHLSRLCEELVIWSSQEFSFVELDDAFCTGSSIMPQKKNPDVAELVRGKTGRVYGNLFGLLTVLKGLPLAYNKDMQEDKEGMFDTVATIHGALALLTPMIKTMQVKTDRMRQAVTNDFSNATDLADYLVRKDMPFRQAHEVVGRTVLYCIEQQKYLLDLTLEEFQSFSEAIGADVYDALAVETVVNARNVLGGTARNQVEVQIDWYRKQLVETHAWVDKNSQKVMIESLIDVGSPA